The following are from one region of the Georgenia sp. M64 genome:
- a CDS encoding A/G-specific adenine glycosylase, whose product MDPAEPDVLAATQEAVVSWYDANARDLPWRRPGTTAWAVLVSEVMLQQTPVVRVEPAWRAWSSRWPTPADLAAAPTAEVLRAWDRLGYPRRALRLQQCARAVVERHGGTVPTDEESLLALPGVGAYTAAAVAAFAHGRRAVVLDTNVRRVLGRALEGRALPAPSLSRAEQERARTYLPDDAALSVRWNIGLMELGALVCTARTPRCPACPLAATCAWVRAGRPADEHAHRRRTQTWHGTDRQARGRVMAALRGADGWTGHDELLRAAAGGADPAALPDRSQPGRALASLVADGLVVAGVDDRAGWYRLP is encoded by the coding sequence GTGGACCCCGCCGAGCCCGACGTCCTCGCCGCGACCCAGGAGGCGGTCGTCTCCTGGTACGACGCCAACGCCCGTGACCTGCCGTGGCGCCGCCCCGGCACGACGGCGTGGGCCGTCCTCGTGAGCGAGGTCATGCTGCAGCAGACCCCGGTGGTGCGGGTCGAGCCGGCCTGGCGGGCCTGGTCGAGTCGCTGGCCCACCCCGGCCGACCTCGCCGCCGCACCGACCGCCGAGGTCCTGCGTGCGTGGGACCGGCTGGGCTACCCGCGCCGGGCGCTGCGGCTTCAGCAGTGCGCACGGGCGGTCGTCGAGCGCCACGGCGGCACCGTGCCGACGGACGAGGAGTCGCTCCTCGCGCTGCCCGGCGTGGGCGCCTACACCGCGGCGGCGGTCGCCGCGTTCGCGCACGGGCGGCGAGCCGTCGTGCTCGACACCAACGTCCGGCGGGTCCTGGGCCGCGCCCTCGAGGGCCGGGCGCTGCCCGCGCCGTCGCTCTCACGGGCCGAGCAGGAGAGGGCGCGGACCTACCTGCCGGACGACGCGGCGCTCTCGGTCCGCTGGAACATCGGCCTCATGGAGCTCGGCGCGCTCGTGTGCACGGCGCGCACGCCCCGGTGCCCGGCGTGCCCGCTGGCCGCGACCTGCGCGTGGGTGCGCGCCGGGCGGCCGGCGGACGAGCACGCGCACCGCCGCCGGACCCAGACCTGGCACGGCACCGACCGCCAGGCCCGCGGCCGGGTCATGGCGGCGCTGCGGGGCGCCGACGGCTGGACCGGTCACGACGAGCTCCTGCGGGCCGCGGCGGGCGGCGCCGACCCGGCGGCCCTGCCCGACCGCTCCCAGCCCGGACGGGCGCTGGCCTCCCTCGTCGCCGACGGGCTGGTCGTCGCCGGGGTGGACGACCGTGCCGGCTGGTACCGCCTGCCGTGA
- the disA gene encoding DNA integrity scanning diadenylate cyclase DisA → MKLRAMLRAIAPGTELRDGLERILRGRTGAIVVLGYDDAVEEMCSGGFHLDVEFSATRLRELAKMDGAVVVDYTHRRIRRANVQLLPDARIETSESGMRHRTAERAAKQSGYPVISVSQSMRTVALYVDEHRHVVEDSDVILSRANQALATLERYKSRLDEVSGTLSALEIEDLVTVRDVITVIQRMEMVSRISEEIAGYVIELGTDGRLLSLQLEELVIGLDPDRNLVVRDYLGPSAGGPAEDVLTALGRLTSAELIDMPTIARILGVGGADGEALDSALSPRGYRVLSKIPRLPSSVAESIAAHCGSLQTMLSATTEDLQAVEGVGPHRARAVREGLSRLAESSILERFA, encoded by the coding sequence ATGAAGCTCCGCGCCATGCTCCGGGCCATCGCGCCGGGCACCGAGCTGCGGGACGGTCTCGAGCGCATCCTGCGCGGCCGGACGGGCGCCATCGTCGTCCTCGGGTACGACGACGCGGTCGAGGAGATGTGCTCGGGCGGGTTCCACCTCGACGTGGAGTTCTCCGCGACCAGGCTGCGCGAGCTGGCCAAGATGGACGGCGCCGTCGTCGTGGACTACACCCACCGGCGGATCCGCCGGGCCAACGTCCAGCTGCTCCCCGACGCTCGCATCGAGACCTCCGAGTCGGGCATGCGCCACCGCACCGCCGAGCGCGCGGCGAAGCAGTCCGGCTACCCGGTCATCTCGGTCAGCCAGTCCATGCGGACGGTCGCGCTCTACGTCGACGAGCACCGCCACGTCGTCGAGGACTCCGACGTCATCCTCTCGCGGGCCAACCAGGCGCTGGCGACCCTCGAGCGCTACAAGTCCCGCCTCGACGAGGTCTCCGGCACGCTGTCCGCGCTGGAGATCGAGGACCTCGTCACGGTCCGCGACGTCATCACGGTCATCCAGCGCATGGAGATGGTCTCGCGCATCTCCGAGGAGATCGCCGGCTACGTCATCGAGCTCGGTACGGACGGCCGCCTCCTCTCCCTCCAGCTGGAGGAGCTCGTCATCGGTCTCGACCCCGACCGCAACCTCGTGGTGCGCGACTACCTCGGCCCCTCCGCGGGCGGACCCGCCGAGGACGTCCTGACCGCGCTGGGCCGCCTGACCTCCGCCGAGCTCATCGACATGCCCACCATCGCGCGCATCCTCGGCGTCGGCGGCGCCGACGGCGAGGCCCTCGACTCGGCCCTCAGCCCCCGCGGGTACCGCGTGCTCTCGAAGATCCCCCGCCTCCCGAGCTCGGTGGCCGAGTCCATCGCGGCGCACTGCGGAAGCCTGCAGACGATGCTCTCCGCCACGACCGAGGACCTGCAGGCCGTCGAGGGGGTCGGGCCGCACCGCGCCCGCGCCGTGCGCGAGGGGCTCTCCCGCCTGGCCGAGTCCTCGATCCTCGAGCGCTTCGCCTGA
- the radA gene encoding DNA repair protein RadA: protein MSPRTARPAFRCSECGWTASKWVGRCAECQAWGTVEEAGAAPATRSSTTATTPSSPARPIDQVDARAAQARSTGVGELDRVLGGGIVPGAVVLLAGEPGVGKSTLLLDVAAKAAAGAPPGHPVLYVTGEESASQVRLRAERIGALTPALLLAAETDLATLLGHVDAADPSLLVVDSVQTIADGSVDGSAGGVSQVRAVAQALIHVAKTRGIPVLLVGHVTKDGSIAGPRVLEHLVDVVCQFEGDRHSRLRMVRAVKNRYGPTDEVGCFDLHDTGITGLADPSGLFLSGDRSAVPGTCVTISLEGRRPMPTEIQALVALSPLSSPRRTTSGLDSSRVAMTLAVLQARLGTVLGGSDVYVSTVGGARAVEPAVDLAVAMAVSSAADRRELAPHIVAVGEVGLTGEVRATVGVQRRLAEAARLGFRHAVVPHHGAEDLKVVPGLEVHPVRHLRQAVEVAMLLTNPGSVGSVRD from the coding sequence ATGAGCCCGAGGACAGCCCGACCCGCCTTCCGCTGCAGCGAGTGCGGCTGGACCGCGTCGAAGTGGGTCGGGCGCTGCGCCGAGTGCCAGGCCTGGGGCACGGTCGAGGAGGCCGGGGCGGCCCCGGCGACCCGTTCGTCGACGACGGCGACCACCCCCTCGTCGCCCGCCCGGCCCATCGACCAGGTCGACGCCCGGGCGGCCCAGGCCCGCAGCACCGGGGTCGGCGAGCTCGACCGCGTCCTCGGCGGGGGGATCGTGCCCGGCGCGGTCGTGCTGCTCGCGGGCGAGCCCGGCGTGGGCAAGTCGACCCTCCTGCTCGACGTCGCGGCGAAGGCCGCCGCCGGTGCACCGCCGGGCCACCCCGTCCTGTACGTGACCGGTGAGGAGTCGGCGAGCCAGGTGCGCCTGCGCGCCGAGCGCATCGGCGCCCTCACCCCGGCGCTGCTCCTCGCCGCCGAGACCGACCTCGCCACGCTGCTCGGGCACGTCGACGCCGCCGACCCCTCGCTGCTGGTCGTCGACTCCGTCCAGACCATCGCCGACGGTTCGGTCGACGGCAGCGCCGGCGGCGTGAGCCAGGTGCGCGCCGTCGCGCAGGCCCTCATCCACGTCGCCAAGACCCGCGGCATCCCCGTCCTCCTCGTGGGGCACGTGACCAAGGACGGCAGCATCGCCGGTCCCCGGGTGCTGGAGCACCTCGTCGACGTCGTGTGCCAGTTCGAGGGCGACCGGCACTCGCGGCTGCGGATGGTCCGGGCGGTGAAGAACCGCTACGGGCCCACCGACGAGGTCGGCTGCTTCGACCTCCACGACACCGGCATCACCGGACTGGCCGACCCCTCCGGGCTGTTCCTCTCCGGCGACCGCAGCGCGGTGCCCGGTACCTGCGTGACCATCTCGCTGGAGGGCCGCCGGCCCATGCCCACCGAGATCCAGGCGCTGGTCGCCCTCTCCCCCCTGTCCTCCCCGCGCCGGACCACCTCGGGCCTGGACTCCTCGCGGGTCGCGATGACCCTCGCCGTCCTGCAGGCCAGGCTCGGCACGGTCCTGGGGGGCAGCGACGTCTACGTCTCCACCGTGGGCGGCGCCAGGGCGGTGGAGCCGGCCGTGGACCTCGCGGTGGCGATGGCCGTCTCCTCGGCCGCGGACCGACGGGAGCTGGCGCCGCACATCGTCGCGGTGGGTGAGGTCGGGCTCACCGGCGAGGTCCGGGCCACCGTCGGTGTGCAGCGCCGCCTCGCCGAGGCCGCGCGGCTGGGCTTCCGGCACGCGGTGGTCCCCCACCACGGCGCCGAGGACCTCAAGGTCGTGCCCGGTCTGGAGGTGCACCCCGTGCGCCACCTGCGCCAGGCCGTCGAGGTGGCCATGCTCCTGACGAACCCCGGGTCGGTGGGCTCCGTCCGCGACTGA
- a CDS encoding LacI family DNA-binding transcriptional regulator produces the protein MRRSFRTRASAPSMADVAAVAGVSHQTVSRVLNSPSAVRPETRERVEAAIRELGYRRNPAARALVTRRTGLIGVVNPGEARFGPANTTMAIEEAAREAGYATTLAVMRDAQATTVDAALEFFLGLGVDGIVVIAPVTQVAAAANELASQLPVVLVAAGLRPTSELRVVGVDQEAGARLATRHLIDLGHRDIVHVSGPNDWFDARSRIVGWRREMHEAGLEVPPLVPAGWDAVDGYDVARTLVREHRLPTAIFAANDLLALGILRAFHEAGVRVPEDVSVVGFDDTEGAGYYEPPLTTVRQPFAEVGRRAIEVLLEALAGHRSESRMIPPELVVRASTGAPRT, from the coding sequence ATGCGCAGGTCCTTTCGGACGCGCGCCTCGGCGCCCTCCATGGCCGACGTCGCCGCCGTCGCGGGCGTCTCCCACCAGACGGTCTCGCGCGTGCTGAACTCCCCCTCTGCCGTCCGTCCCGAGACGCGCGAGCGGGTCGAGGCCGCGATCCGTGAGCTCGGGTACCGGCGCAACCCCGCCGCCCGGGCGCTGGTGACGCGCCGGACCGGGCTCATCGGCGTCGTCAACCCCGGCGAGGCGCGGTTCGGGCCGGCGAACACCACGATGGCGATCGAGGAGGCCGCGCGCGAGGCCGGCTACGCCACGACGCTGGCCGTCATGCGCGACGCCCAGGCCACGACGGTGGACGCCGCCCTGGAGTTCTTCCTGGGGCTGGGGGTGGACGGGATCGTCGTCATCGCCCCGGTGACCCAGGTCGCCGCCGCGGCCAACGAGCTCGCCAGCCAGCTCCCGGTGGTGCTCGTCGCGGCCGGGCTGCGGCCGACCTCCGAGCTGCGGGTGGTGGGCGTCGACCAGGAGGCCGGCGCCCGGCTCGCGACGCGACACCTCATCGACCTCGGCCACCGCGACATCGTCCACGTCTCCGGGCCTAACGACTGGTTCGACGCACGCTCACGCATCGTGGGCTGGCGGCGGGAGATGCACGAGGCGGGCCTGGAGGTGCCACCCCTCGTGCCCGCCGGGTGGGACGCCGTCGACGGCTACGACGTGGCCCGCACGCTCGTGCGCGAGCACCGCCTGCCGACCGCGATCTTCGCCGCGAACGACCTCCTCGCGCTGGGCATCCTCCGGGCGTTCCACGAGGCCGGCGTGCGCGTGCCCGAGGACGTCTCGGTCGTGGGCTTCGACGACACCGAGGGGGCCGGTTACTACGAGCCGCCCCTGACCACCGTGCGCCAGCCCTTCGCCGAGGTGGGCCGCCGCGCCATCGAGGTCCTCCTCGAGGCGCTCGCGGGGCACCGGTCGGAGTCGCGGATGATCCCGCCGGAGCTGGTCGTGCGGGCCTCGACGGGCGCCCCCCGCACCTGA